A genomic region of Pseudoxanthomonas suwonensis contains the following coding sequences:
- the rpoZ gene encoding DNA-directed RNA polymerase subunit omega: MARITVEDCLEVVDNRFELVMMASKRARQLANGVPATLDNSESDDKPTVLALREIAARTIDNALIDEVEKAERERAEREALEWAAAEVVADDDLSKGDD; this comes from the coding sequence ATGGCCCGTATCACCGTCGAAGATTGCCTGGAAGTGGTCGACAACCGCTTCGAACTGGTCATGATGGCCTCCAAGCGCGCCCGCCAGCTGGCCAACGGCGTGCCGGCCACCCTGGACAACAGCGAGAGCGACGACAAGCCGACCGTGCTGGCGCTGCGCGAGATCGCCGCGCGCACCATCGACAACGCCCTGATCGACGAGGTCGAGAAGGCCGAGCGCGAGCGCGCCGAGCGCGAGGCGCTGGAGTGGGCCGCCGCCGAGGTCGTGGCCGACGACGACCTGTCCAAGGGCGACGACTGA
- the gmk gene encoding guanylate kinase, producing MRGTLFVVAAPSGAGKSSIVNAVLARDPQIRLSISFTSRAPRPGERHAQHYHFVPADEFQRMIDAGDFFEYARVHGDWKGTARQSVEPQLAAGHDVLLEIDWQGAAQVRAKVPDAISVFILPPSREALEQRMRHRGQDSEAVIAQRLAAAREEMSHYAEFDYVIVNEVFETAVDDMCAVFTASRLRRAQQQTRHGGLIAALLAPDA from the coding sequence ATGCGAGGCACCCTCTTCGTCGTCGCCGCGCCCTCGGGCGCGGGCAAGAGCAGCATCGTCAACGCGGTGCTGGCGCGCGATCCGCAGATCCGCCTGTCGATCTCGTTCACCTCGCGCGCGCCGCGCCCGGGCGAGCGCCATGCCCAGCACTACCACTTCGTCCCGGCCGACGAGTTCCAGCGCATGATCGACGCCGGCGACTTCTTCGAGTACGCCCGCGTGCACGGCGACTGGAAGGGCACCGCGCGGCAGTCGGTGGAGCCGCAGCTGGCCGCCGGCCACGACGTGCTGCTGGAGATCGACTGGCAGGGTGCGGCGCAGGTGCGGGCCAAGGTGCCCGATGCGATCAGCGTGTTCATCCTGCCGCCGTCGCGCGAGGCGCTGGAGCAGCGCATGCGCCACCGCGGCCAGGACAGCGAGGCGGTGATCGCGCAGCGGCTGGCGGCCGCGCGCGAGGAGATGTCGCACTACGCCGAGTTCGACTACGTGATCGTCAACGAGGTGTTCGAGACCGCGGTGGACGACATGTGCGCGGTGTTCACCGCCAGTCGCCTGCGCCGGGCGCAGCAGCAGACCCGGCACGGTGGCCTGATCGCGGCGCTGCTGGCGCCGGACGCCTGA
- a CDS encoding YicC/YloC family endoribonuclease encodes MIRSMTAFASGERGTPWGVLGCELRSVNHRFLEIGLRLADELRVLEPALRERVAARIQRGKLDLALRLRAPEAAVSLAVNEPLLEQLGALAQRLDANFPRLRVEFTELLQLPGVLQAPAADGEALQAQALELLDRVLDDFVAAREREGAKLAAAISERVDAIERIAVQVRELIPAIREGQRAKLAARLADLPHPVDPGRTEQELVLWLQKLDVDEELDRLGSHLVEIRRVLGQREPVGRRLDFLLQEFNREANTLGSKSVDARTSAAAVELKVLIDQVREQVQNIE; translated from the coding sequence ATGATCCGTAGCATGACCGCCTTCGCCAGCGGCGAACGCGGCACCCCCTGGGGCGTACTGGGCTGCGAACTGCGCTCGGTCAACCATCGCTTCCTCGAGATCGGCCTGCGCCTGGCCGACGAACTGCGCGTGCTGGAACCGGCGCTGCGCGAACGGGTCGCCGCGCGGATCCAGCGCGGCAAGCTGGACCTGGCGCTGCGCCTGCGCGCACCGGAGGCGGCGGTTTCGCTGGCGGTCAACGAGCCGCTGCTGGAACAGCTGGGCGCCCTGGCGCAGCGGCTGGACGCGAATTTCCCGCGGTTGCGGGTGGAGTTCACCGAGCTGCTGCAGCTGCCCGGCGTGCTGCAGGCGCCGGCCGCCGACGGCGAGGCACTGCAGGCGCAGGCGCTGGAGCTGCTGGACCGGGTGCTGGACGACTTCGTCGCCGCGCGCGAGCGCGAGGGCGCCAAGCTGGCCGCGGCGATTTCCGAGCGGGTGGATGCGATCGAACGCATCGCCGTGCAGGTGCGCGAACTGATCCCGGCGATCCGCGAGGGCCAGCGCGCCAAGCTGGCCGCGCGCCTGGCCGACCTGCCGCACCCGGTCGACCCGGGCCGCACCGAGCAGGAACTGGTGCTGTGGCTGCAGAAGCTGGACGTGGACGAGGAGCTGGACCGGCTCGGCAGCCACCTCGTCGAGATCCGTCGCGTGCTCGGCCAGCGCGAGCCGGTGGGCCGGCGCCTGGACTTCCTGCTGCAGGAATTCAACCGCGAGGCCAATACCCTGGGCTCCAAGTCGGTGGACGCGCGCACCTCGGCCGCCGCGGTAGAGCTGAAGGTGCTGATCGACCAGGTCCGCGAACAGGTACAGAACATCGAATGA
- the rph gene encoding ribonuclease PH produces MTFVRPSGRASDQLREVRIERGFTRHAEGSVLVSFGDTRVLCTASVEGKVPSFLRGKGEGWVTAEYGMLPRSTHSRSDREAARGKQGGRTLEIQRLIGRTMRACVDRGALGERTIVLDCDVLQADGGTRTAAITGAYVALVDAVRWLQARREIARDPVYGAVAAVSVGVYQGMPVLDLDYAEDSACDTDMNVVMNDGGGFIELQGTAEGHAFRRTELDALLALAEKGIGELFAAQRAALTQP; encoded by the coding sequence ATGACCTTCGTCCGCCCCAGTGGCCGCGCCTCCGACCAGTTGCGCGAAGTGCGCATCGAACGCGGCTTCACCCGCCACGCCGAGGGTTCGGTGCTGGTCAGCTTCGGCGATACCCGGGTGCTGTGCACCGCCAGCGTCGAGGGCAAGGTGCCGTCGTTCCTGCGCGGCAAGGGCGAAGGCTGGGTCACCGCCGAGTACGGGATGCTGCCGCGCTCCACCCACAGCCGTTCCGACCGCGAGGCCGCGCGCGGCAAGCAGGGCGGGCGCACCCTGGAGATCCAGCGCCTGATCGGCCGCACCATGCGCGCCTGCGTCGACCGCGGCGCGCTGGGCGAACGCACCATCGTCCTGGACTGCGACGTGCTGCAGGCCGACGGCGGCACCCGCACCGCGGCGATCACCGGCGCCTACGTCGCCCTGGTCGACGCGGTGCGCTGGCTGCAGGCGCGGCGCGAGATCGCGCGCGACCCGGTGTACGGCGCGGTGGCGGCGGTGTCGGTGGGCGTGTACCAGGGCATGCCGGTGCTGGACCTGGACTATGCCGAGGACAGCGCCTGCGACACCGACATGAACGTGGTGATGAACGACGGCGGCGGGTTCATCGAACTGCAGGGCACCGCCGAGGGCCACGCCTTCCGCCGCACCGAGCTCGACGCGCTGCTGGCGCTGGCCGAGAAAGGCATCGGCGAACTGTTCGCCGCGCAGCGGGCGGCGCTGACGCAGCCCTGA
- the rdgB gene encoding RdgB/HAM1 family non-canonical purine NTP pyrophosphatase, with amino-acid sequence MRLVLASGNPGKLAELRALLADSGASLLPQAELGVADVEETGLSFVENALLKARHAARATGLPALADDSGLCVDALGGAPGLYSARYAGGHGDSAANIVRLLGELDGLNPQWRTAHFYAVVVLLRHADDPQPLIAEGVWPGIILDAPRGSGGFGYDPVFLDTEHGLSAAELDPALKNRISHRGRALEQLRARLPAALAALREKGSAGPSKPPCPPP; translated from the coding sequence ATGAGACTGGTCCTCGCCAGCGGCAACCCCGGCAAGCTCGCCGAGCTGCGGGCGCTGCTGGCCGACAGCGGCGCCAGCCTGCTCCCGCAGGCCGAACTGGGCGTGGCCGACGTCGAGGAGACCGGCCTGAGCTTCGTCGAGAACGCGCTGCTGAAGGCACGCCACGCCGCGCGCGCGACCGGCCTGCCGGCGCTCGCCGACGATTCGGGCCTGTGCGTGGACGCGCTCGGCGGCGCGCCGGGGCTGTATTCGGCGCGCTACGCCGGCGGCCACGGCGACAGCGCGGCCAACATCGTCCGGCTGCTGGGCGAGCTGGACGGGCTGAACCCGCAGTGGCGCACCGCCCACTTCTACGCGGTGGTCGTGCTGCTGCGCCACGCCGACGATCCGCAGCCACTCATCGCCGAGGGCGTCTGGCCCGGAATCATCCTCGATGCGCCGCGCGGCAGCGGCGGCTTCGGCTACGACCCGGTATTCCTCGACACCGAGCACGGCCTGTCGGCGGCCGAACTGGATCCGGCGCTGAAGAACCGGATCAGCCACCGCGGCCGCGCCCTGGAGCAGCTGCGCGCGCGCCTGCCGGCGGCCCTGGCAGCGCTACGCGAAAAGGGCTCCGCCGGCCCAAGCAAGCCTCCATGCCCCCCGCCCTGA
- the hemW gene encoding radical SAM family heme chaperone HemW, whose product MPPALIPPPLSLYVHLPWCVRKCPYCDFNSHAAKGALPFDDYVDALVRDLEHDLPLVWGRTVHSVFFGGGTPSLFPPEAIDRILQAASARLRFAPDAEITLEANPGTAEHGRFDGYRAAGVNRISFGIQSFDDGCLRRLGRIHDSSEAEAAVKLAQDAGFDNLNLDLMYALPGQDLAMAETDLERAFALQPAHVSHYQLTLEPNTVFFARPPQGIPDEDGAWDIQERCQALLAQAGYGHYETSAYARPGQQCAHNLNYWRYGDYLGIGAGAHGKITLGAEQAILRRWKHKHPATWMAAAGSPGAIGGDDRIDPARRPFEFMLNALRLHQGFALADFEARTGLPRESLLPALARAKEREWLAISDTHVAPTALGRRFANDVIGLFL is encoded by the coding sequence ATGCCCCCCGCCCTGATCCCACCGCCGCTGTCGCTGTACGTGCACCTGCCCTGGTGCGTGCGCAAGTGCCCATACTGCGACTTCAACTCGCATGCGGCCAAGGGGGCGTTGCCGTTCGACGACTACGTCGACGCGCTGGTGCGCGACCTGGAACACGACCTGCCGCTGGTGTGGGGCCGCACCGTGCACAGCGTGTTCTTCGGCGGCGGCACCCCGAGCCTGTTCCCGCCGGAAGCCATCGACCGCATCCTGCAGGCGGCCAGCGCGCGCCTGCGCTTCGCCCCCGACGCGGAGATCACCCTGGAGGCCAACCCCGGCACCGCCGAGCACGGCCGCTTCGACGGCTACCGCGCCGCCGGCGTGAACCGGATCAGCTTCGGCATCCAGAGCTTCGACGACGGCTGCCTGCGACGGCTGGGCCGGATCCACGACAGCAGCGAGGCCGAGGCGGCGGTGAAGCTGGCCCAGGATGCCGGCTTCGACAACCTCAACCTGGACCTGATGTACGCCCTGCCCGGCCAGGACCTGGCGATGGCCGAGACCGACCTGGAGCGCGCCTTCGCCCTGCAGCCGGCGCACGTCAGCCACTACCAGCTCACCCTGGAACCGAACACCGTGTTCTTCGCCCGGCCGCCGCAGGGCATCCCCGACGAAGACGGCGCCTGGGACATCCAGGAACGCTGCCAGGCGCTGCTGGCACAGGCCGGTTACGGCCACTACGAGACCAGCGCCTACGCGCGGCCCGGCCAGCAGTGCGCACACAACCTCAACTACTGGCGCTATGGCGACTACCTGGGGATCGGCGCCGGCGCCCACGGCAAGATCACCCTCGGCGCGGAGCAGGCGATCCTGCGCCGCTGGAAGCACAAGCACCCGGCCACCTGGATGGCCGCGGCCGGTAGCCCGGGCGCGATCGGCGGCGACGACCGGATCGACCCGGCACGGCGCCCGTTCGAGTTCATGCTCAACGCCCTGCGCCTGCACCAGGGCTTCGCCCTGGCCGACTTCGAGGCGCGCACCGGGCTACCCCGCGAATCCCTGCTGCCCGCGCTGGCGCGCGCGAAGGAACGGGAATGGCTGGCGATCTCGGACACCCACGTGGCGCCCACCGCCCTGGGCCGTCGCTTCGCCAACGATGTGATCGGCCTGTTCCTGTGA
- a CDS encoding DUF1631 domain-containing protein — protein sequence MSSTIRPTPTAGDVPRTLANASLPPRVRHILEAVNELAGQTLTTSLNLALNEFERQLFKQADRARSSQHQSEHFAELQRLRQNRADVVPRYLAGLESSLARLREASEAEPAEEPAPDPLQYQRLTLVEDTDLDRDIVLREIGRRETQRSGTPLLLLGQRFGVLAGRPAFDAERLPIGPYALCRVLRDAGEALHMSLDSQLLLYRMFERQVMERYGELVERLNVLLTHEGVLPGLVYLPYRPRTQGQSRTRGAAAGSAGAVSQRPLTGWHGQARPSAWSGALMAGLAARQAPAGGGEAPPTDGTATTGEQGAPVAVAEMPEQAVFSALQGMLSDHRGGGGAPGTGAQAPGVILPLDAVVNVLGTMQALPTATRAPGRPRRTMDDLRQAMLARVRESHGPEAGLSQEHSDTFELLGMLYHEIGREVHEDAPAQDLLEKLQVPVVRAAVQDRSFFVRDQHPARELLNSVAESGATWLADDDADPQLVLRLEQAVDKVVEEYDGDETVFERANREVQEHYRTHAHKAEVSERRQVEAARGRDRLETAKRNATDAIAARLRGRKPPQFVQALLNQAWADVLTLTALRHGEESPEWREREEATERIVEITCAADAPSDPELAGQIDTALRQVGYHEDEASAIARRLSRSDDDESTSRTELTAKLKARARLGEGEHGEAKKVKLPPRTTDEQACYEHLRTLPFGTWFEFVFNQQGDVRRQRLSWYSPVTDNALFVNSRGHKVGEQSLDSLARLMAQGQARVVTEDKGRLIDRAWQATLRALRGLAGRPATGALGAAGA from the coding sequence ATGTCATCTACCATCCGTCCAACGCCGACAGCCGGTGATGTGCCGCGAACGCTCGCGAACGCATCGCTGCCGCCGCGCGTGCGCCACATCCTGGAGGCGGTCAACGAGCTGGCCGGGCAGACCCTGACCACCTCGCTCAACCTGGCCCTGAACGAGTTCGAGCGGCAGCTGTTCAAGCAGGCCGACCGCGCGCGCAGCAGCCAGCACCAGTCCGAGCACTTCGCCGAACTGCAGCGCCTGCGCCAGAACCGCGCCGACGTGGTGCCGCGCTACCTGGCCGGGCTGGAGTCCTCGCTGGCGCGGCTGCGCGAGGCCTCGGAGGCCGAGCCGGCCGAGGAGCCGGCGCCGGACCCGCTGCAGTACCAGCGCCTGACCCTGGTCGAGGACACCGACCTGGACCGCGACATCGTCCTGCGCGAGATCGGGCGGCGCGAGACGCAGCGGAGCGGCACGCCGCTGCTGCTGCTGGGCCAGCGCTTCGGCGTGCTCGCCGGGCGCCCGGCCTTCGATGCCGAGCGCCTGCCGATCGGCCCCTACGCGCTGTGCCGGGTGCTGCGCGACGCCGGCGAAGCGCTGCACATGAGCCTGGACTCGCAACTGCTGCTGTACCGGATGTTCGAGCGCCAGGTGATGGAGCGCTACGGCGAACTGGTCGAGCGGCTGAACGTGCTGCTGACCCATGAAGGCGTATTGCCGGGGCTGGTCTACCTGCCCTACCGGCCGCGCACCCAGGGCCAGAGCCGCACGCGCGGCGCGGCGGCCGGTTCGGCCGGCGCGGTCAGCCAGCGCCCGCTGACCGGTTGGCACGGCCAGGCGCGGCCTTCAGCCTGGAGCGGGGCGCTGATGGCCGGGCTCGCGGCCCGGCAGGCGCCGGCCGGTGGCGGCGAAGCGCCGCCGACCGACGGAACAGCCACGACGGGCGAGCAGGGCGCACCGGTGGCCGTGGCCGAGATGCCGGAGCAGGCGGTCTTCTCCGCCCTGCAGGGCATGCTCTCCGATCATCGCGGCGGCGGCGGCGCACCGGGCACCGGCGCGCAGGCCCCCGGCGTGATCCTGCCGCTGGACGCGGTGGTCAACGTGCTCGGCACGATGCAGGCCCTGCCGACCGCGACCCGCGCTCCCGGCCGCCCGCGCCGGACCATGGACGACCTGCGCCAGGCGATGCTGGCGCGCGTGCGCGAATCGCACGGCCCCGAGGCCGGGCTGTCGCAGGAGCACAGCGACACCTTCGAGCTGCTGGGCATGCTGTACCACGAGATCGGCCGCGAGGTGCACGAGGACGCGCCGGCGCAGGACCTGCTGGAAAAGCTGCAGGTGCCGGTGGTGCGCGCGGCGGTGCAGGACCGCAGCTTCTTCGTCCGCGACCAGCACCCGGCGCGCGAGCTGCTCAATTCCGTCGCCGAATCCGGCGCCACCTGGCTGGCCGACGACGACGCCGACCCGCAGCTGGTCCTGCGCCTGGAACAGGCCGTGGACAAGGTGGTGGAGGAGTACGACGGCGACGAGACCGTGTTCGAGCGCGCCAACCGCGAGGTGCAGGAACACTACCGGACGCATGCGCACAAGGCCGAGGTCAGCGAACGCCGCCAGGTCGAGGCCGCGCGCGGCCGCGATCGCCTGGAGACGGCCAAGCGCAACGCCACCGATGCCATCGCCGCGCGCCTGCGCGGGCGCAAGCCGCCGCAATTCGTGCAGGCGCTGCTGAACCAGGCCTGGGCCGACGTGCTGACCCTGACCGCGCTGCGCCACGGCGAGGAGTCGCCGGAGTGGCGCGAGCGCGAGGAAGCGACCGAACGCATCGTCGAGATCACCTGCGCCGCCGACGCGCCGTCCGACCCGGAACTGGCCGGGCAGATCGACACCGCGCTGCGCCAGGTCGGCTACCACGAGGACGAGGCCAGCGCGATCGCGCGCCGGCTCTCGCGCAGCGACGACGACGAGAGCACCTCGCGCACCGAACTGACCGCCAAGCTCAAGGCGCGCGCGCGCCTGGGCGAAGGCGAGCACGGCGAGGCGAAGAAGGTGAAGCTGCCGCCGCGCACCACCGATGAGCAGGCCTGCTACGAGCACCTGCGCACGCTGCCGTTCGGCACCTGGTTCGAGTTCGTGTTCAACCAGCAGGGCGACGTGCGCCGGCAGCGGCTGTCGTGGTACAGCCCGGTCACCGACAACGCGCTGTTCGTCAATTCGCGCGGGCACAAGGTCGGCGAGCAGTCGCTCGACAGCCTGGCGCGGCTGATGGCGCAGGGCCAGGCGCGGGTCGTCACCGAGGACAAGGGCCGGCTGATCGACCGTGCCTGGCAGGCCACGCTGCGCGCGCTGCGCGGCCTGGCCGGCCGGCCCGCGACCGGCGCCCTGGGAGCGGCAGGCGCATGA
- a CDS encoding PilZ domain-containing protein: MIHDARRAPRRHVTDSVPVIDTMTDGIVGQLGNLSESGMLLIASAPLVEDGLYQLRFHLGGRSSPINVGVHVLWSVAANTPGQSWCGFRFLTISEEQRAHIREWVQAGEEATAG, from the coding sequence ATGATCCACGACGCCCGCCGCGCCCCGCGCCGCCACGTCACCGACAGCGTGCCGGTGATCGACACGATGACCGACGGGATCGTCGGCCAGCTGGGCAACCTGTCGGAAAGCGGCATGCTGCTGATCGCTTCGGCGCCGCTGGTCGAGGATGGGCTGTACCAGTTGCGCTTCCACCTAGGCGGTCGCAGTTCGCCGATCAATGTCGGCGTGCACGTGCTGTGGTCGGTGGCGGCCAACACGCCGGGCCAGAGCTGGTGCGGGTTCCGCTTCCTGACCATCTCCGAAGAGCAGCGCGCGCACATCCGCGAATGGGTCCAGGCCGGCGAGGAAGCCACCGCGGGCTGA
- the pepQ gene encoding Xaa-Pro dipeptidase, protein MNAADPTSLYPQHLATLRARADEALARSGHDHLLIPSGRRHYQLFDDRDYPFAVNPHFKHWLPLTRVTDSWLVYTPGQRPKVVYLQPFDYWHVVPEAPNGWWVEHFDVQVIRTPEEALPLLPGPAARCAILGEANSALGDYLPNNPAAALDYLHYQRSYKTPYEVALMRVAQRRAAHAHRAAERAFRAGAGEFDIHMAYCEAARQDATEVPYQNIVALNTHGAVLHYTELDRDPPTESLSFLIDAGASHCGYAADITRTYAADRGSDFQAMIDAVDAAQQAMCAGVRAGVDYRQLHVDAHLALMGILRDFGVLRVSPEAALATGVSAAFFPHGLGHPIGLQVHDVAGFAASDSGGTIPRPEGHPYLRMTRVLEPGMVVTIEPGLYFIDMLLDEVKKNGHAASVDWARVDEFRPYGGIRIEDDVLCTGDAAENLTRPAFAG, encoded by the coding sequence ATGAACGCCGCCGATCCCACTTCGCTCTATCCGCAGCACCTGGCCACGCTGCGCGCGCGCGCCGACGAGGCGCTGGCGCGCAGTGGCCATGACCACCTGCTGATCCCCAGCGGCCGCCGCCACTACCAGCTGTTCGACGATCGCGACTATCCGTTCGCGGTCAATCCGCACTTCAAACACTGGCTGCCGCTCACCCGGGTTACCGACAGCTGGCTGGTGTACACGCCCGGGCAGCGGCCGAAGGTCGTCTACCTGCAGCCGTTCGACTACTGGCACGTGGTGCCGGAGGCGCCGAATGGCTGGTGGGTCGAGCACTTCGACGTGCAGGTGATCCGCACGCCGGAGGAGGCACTGCCGTTGCTGCCCGGACCGGCCGCGCGCTGCGCGATCCTGGGCGAGGCCAACAGCGCGCTCGGCGACTACTTGCCGAACAATCCGGCCGCGGCGCTGGACTACCTGCACTACCAGCGTTCGTACAAGACCCCGTACGAGGTGGCGCTGATGCGCGTGGCCCAGCGCAGGGCCGCGCATGCGCACCGCGCCGCCGAGCGTGCCTTCCGCGCCGGCGCCGGCGAATTCGACATCCACATGGCCTACTGCGAGGCCGCGCGCCAGGACGCGACCGAGGTGCCGTACCAGAACATCGTCGCGCTCAACACGCACGGAGCGGTGCTGCACTACACCGAGCTGGATCGCGATCCCCCGACCGAGTCGCTGAGCTTCCTGATCGACGCCGGCGCCAGCCACTGCGGCTACGCCGCCGACATCACCCGTACCTATGCCGCCGACCGCGGCAGCGACTTCCAGGCGATGATCGACGCGGTCGACGCGGCGCAGCAGGCGATGTGCGCGGGCGTGCGCGCCGGGGTCGACTACCGGCAGCTGCACGTGGATGCGCACCTGGCGCTGATGGGCATCCTGCGTGATTTCGGCGTGCTGAGGGTCTCGCCGGAAGCGGCGCTGGCCACCGGGGTGAGCGCGGCGTTCTTCCCGCACGGCCTCGGCCACCCGATCGGCCTGCAGGTGCACGACGTGGCCGGCTTCGCCGCCAGCGACAGCGGCGGCACGATCCCGCGCCCGGAAGGCCATCCCTACCTGCGCATGACCCGGGTGCTCGAGCCGGGCATGGTGGTCACCATCGAACCGGGCCTGTACTTCATCGACATGCTGCTGGACGAGGTCAAGAAGAACGGCCACGCCGCCAGCGTCGACTGGGCGCGGGTGGACGAGTTCCGCCCGTACGGGGGCATCCGCATCGAGGACGACGTGCTGTGTACCGGCGACGCGGCGGAGAACCTGACCCGGCCGGCGTTCGCGGGCTGA
- a CDS encoding TetR/AcrR family transcriptional regulator, translating into MNSTAMPSPAPSVPARSARLSAADWAQIALDVIAEQGVAAVAVEPLARRLGVTKGSFYWHFPSRDALLQAALERWEEVEQEQVFGSLEDVPDPRERLRMLFQLVGHETKPHAIYSELLKALEHPAVQPVIQRVSQRRLEYLTASFRQAGLGRGEAQNRARLTYAAYVGFLQLRPHQPKMTHEEFEEYLEHVINTLIPG; encoded by the coding sequence ATGAACTCGACCGCCATGCCTTCGCCCGCTCCCTCCGTTCCCGCCCGCAGCGCCCGCCTCAGCGCCGCCGACTGGGCCCAGATCGCCCTCGACGTGATCGCCGAACAGGGCGTGGCCGCGGTCGCGGTCGAGCCGCTGGCGCGCCGCCTGGGCGTGACCAAGGGCAGCTTCTACTGGCATTTCCCCTCGCGCGACGCGCTGCTGCAGGCGGCGCTGGAGCGCTGGGAGGAAGTGGAGCAGGAGCAGGTGTTCGGCAGCCTGGAGGATGTGCCTGACCCGCGCGAGCGGCTGCGCATGCTGTTCCAGCTGGTCGGCCACGAGACCAAGCCGCATGCGATCTACAGCGAGCTGCTCAAGGCGCTGGAGCACCCGGCGGTGCAGCCGGTGATCCAGCGCGTGTCGCAGCGCCGCCTCGAATACCTCACCGCCTCGTTCCGCCAGGCCGGCCTGGGCCGCGGCGAGGCGCAGAACCGCGCGCGGCTGACCTACGCCGCCTACGTCGGCTTCCTGCAGCTGCGCCCGCACCAGCCGAAGATGACCCACGAGGAGTTCGAGGAATACCTCGAACATGTGATCAACACGCTGATTCCGGGCTGA
- a CDS encoding alpha/beta fold hydrolase, whose translation MDSAASHRPTVTDLRLAGAGLTLAGSRHQVAAATGATPSVLYAHGFGQTRRAWSATADALAIHGHAGLAYDARGHGGSERNAGDEVYTGHQFTDDLIVLAGELPQPPLLVAASMGGLFGLLAESRWPGLFRAMVLVDITPRWETAGLERILGFMTAFPEGFASLEQAAGAIAAYLPHRRRDAGAARSPGSLRELLREGGDGRWRWHWDPRLVDELARDSEQHQDDIAEATRAVRCPLLLVSGGRSDLVSERTVADFLDLAPHARHVQLADATHMLAGDDNDRFTATVLEYLAELDRTEGTGSSAVQRAPAPVTGANP comes from the coding sequence ATGGATTCGGCCGCCAGCCATCGCCCGACAGTCACCGACCTGCGCCTGGCCGGCGCCGGCCTGACCCTGGCCGGCAGCCGCCACCAGGTCGCGGCGGCGACCGGCGCCACGCCGTCGGTGCTGTACGCGCACGGCTTCGGCCAGACCCGCCGCGCCTGGTCGGCGACCGCCGATGCGCTGGCCATCCACGGCCATGCCGGGCTGGCGTACGACGCGCGCGGCCATGGCGGCTCGGAGCGCAATGCCGGCGACGAGGTGTACACCGGCCACCAGTTCACCGACGACCTGATCGTGCTGGCCGGCGAACTGCCGCAGCCGCCGCTGCTGGTCGCCGCCTCGATGGGCGGCCTGTTCGGCCTGCTCGCCGAATCGCGCTGGCCCGGGCTGTTCCGCGCGATGGTCCTGGTCGACATCACACCGCGCTGGGAGACTGCCGGGCTGGAGCGCATCCTCGGCTTCATGACCGCCTTCCCGGAGGGCTTCGCCTCGCTGGAGCAGGCGGCTGGGGCGATCGCCGCCTACCTGCCGCACCGCCGCCGCGACGCCGGCGCGGCGCGGTCGCCCGGCTCGCTGCGCGAATTGCTGCGCGAGGGTGGCGACGGCCGCTGGCGCTGGCACTGGGACCCGCGCCTGGTCGACGAACTGGCGCGCGACAGCGAGCAGCACCAGGACGACATCGCCGAGGCCACCCGCGCGGTGCGCTGCCCGCTGCTGCTGGTCAGCGGCGGCCGCAGCGACCTGGTGTCCGAGCGCACCGTCGCCGATTTCCTGGACCTGGCGCCGCACGCGCGCCACGTGCAGCTGGCCGATGCCACGCATATGCTGGCCGGCGACGACAACGACCGTTTTACCGCCACCGTGCTGGAATACCTGGCGGAACTGGACCGGACCGAGGGGACCGGCAGTTCCGCCGTGCAAAGGGCGCCCGCGCCCGTCACCGGAGCAAACCCATGA